The window AGCCCAGTGTAAAGGTCACATTGAAGATGTACTCTGCAGACTGTGTGGACCTGATGGACAGGACAGGGGAGCTGGTGAACCTGAGTGACAAGGAGGAGAGCATGGAGCAGGCCAGCAGTCTGATGAAGAAGAGGCACAGCTACGTTCTCATACGCATCTGCAGTGAGTCTCTCAAAATATGATGAAGGCACTAGGCTTCACATGTCCATATTAAAAATCCCATGGGATCAAAGATTGGTTTCTCACATTGCTTGCCCAACACTATTAATATGCCTACTAATATGTTATAGATAGGTTGTTAACATGGCTGCAATAAACGTTATTATTACTAAAGATATTTTACAGTAATGAAACTGATTAACTTTAATTCACTTCATATTTTTCCCCCAGAAGGTGACAGGACTGAAGGGCAGAAGTATGTGCCACTCTTAAATGACCTGGACAAGAGCCATCCTGAGTTAGTAGGTAATGCCAAAAACACGTTCATCCACAGCACAGGTAAATGTGCACCACTGAAACCACTGCATGAGTCTATTCAGTTGGAGCTGCGCATGATCTGAAGTGGTTCTTTGCGGCTTCCTAAAGGTACAGACTGGAGTTGTACCTGTAATATGACTCTCTTGCCTAGTTACTGTACATGTGCACCGCACTTGCCTTGAGCAAACCCACATCAAGTCTGATTTAAGACTTTATGAAAAGGGGTGGCTAATATGTATGTTTGTACGTACTGTCTGCACCCTTGTTACTTTTGTACAATTTTTCTACCTCAGAGGTCCTAAAGAAGCTGTCCAACCCCTGTAAGGAGCGGGACAGAAAGGGTGGTCCGTCAAGGAAAGGCTCTGTTAACCAGACCTGGAGCAAGGCCACCGCTGGAAACAAGAAGAGCCATTCTGGAAAACTTTGActatgatgagaggagaggaggaaaggtgaAAATTATGG is drawn from Salvelinus fontinalis isolate EN_2023a chromosome 4, ASM2944872v1, whole genome shotgun sequence and contains these coding sequences:
- the LOC129853398 gene encoding uncharacterized protein C22orf15-like isoform X3, which encodes MFVTVLFGDCVDLMDRTGELVNLSDKEESMEQASSLMKKRHSYVLIRICKGDRTEGQKYVPLLNDLDKSHPELVEVLKKLSNPCKERDRKGGPSRKGSVNQTWSKATAGNKKSHSGKL
- the LOC129853398 gene encoding uncharacterized protein C22orf15-like isoform X2, which gives rise to MFVTVLFGEAQTELFNLNCRMINFIHSLKERCDLDPQDCVDLMDRTGELVNLSDKEESMEQASSLMKKRHSYVLIRICSDRTEGQKYVPLLNDLDKSHPELVEVLKKLSNPCKERDRKGGPSRKGSVNQTWSKATAGNKKSHSGKL
- the LOC129853398 gene encoding uncharacterized protein C22orf15-like isoform X1, with translation MFVTVLFGEAQTELFNLNCRMINFIHSLKERCDLDPQDCVDLMDRTGELVNLSDKEESMEQASSLMKKRHSYVLIRICKGDRTEGQKYVPLLNDLDKSHPELVEVLKKLSNPCKERDRKGGPSRKGSVNQTWSKATAGNKKSHSGKL